The genomic segment CACCATTAGCTCCATCAGTAAATGCCTGTACAATTCCTTTAAGATTCTTAAAAAACAAGGCAGCGCACAAAGCAATACCAACGACAAGAGCCACAACAATATCAGCCCCTATCACATTAAGAGTGACAACAACAGCTATGGGGGGAAGCAAAGCTAATAGAGGATTGGGTAAGTTTCCAATCTTTTCTAACTCATCAGCTTTTGCTAATACCTTCTCTGTATCAGCATCAGACAAAAAGACTTCTCCTGTAGCCTGGGCCTTTTTAATCTCATATCTAAAATAAACAAGAGTTAATACAAAAGTGAAAATGGCACAGACAATACCGATAATAGGTGCTGCCATAGGAGTGGTACCTAAATACTTCGTAGGAATAATGTTCATAATAGAAGGATTACCTGGCAGCATATTGATAAAGGTAAACATACCCGCACCTATTGCTCCAGGAATGATCTTCCTGGGAAGATTGGCATCTCTAAACAAGGTCAGTGCTATGGGGTACAAAGCAAAACAAGCGACCATGGAAGAGATACCTCCATAAGTTAACAAAGCTCCGGCCACAATAATTGCCGGAACGGCCCGCTTGGCACCAAATTTACTCATTATTAATTGCGCAATTGATCTAGCTGCTCCCGTTATGTCCATTACTTTCGCAAATAAAGCTCCCAGTAATAGCATTAGCCAAACATTTCCAACAAAACCAGCAAAACCACTCATATAGTCACCAGTTATTGAGTCCAGTATGGGTAAACCACTGAAAACAATAATAAATAGCACTGAGACTAATGAGGCAATTAA from the Spirochaeta cellobiosiphila DSM 17781 genome contains:
- a CDS encoding GntP family permease, with translation MIIILIGLSLLLILTLNKVSTLIASLVSVLFIIVFSGLPILDSITGDYMSGFAGFVGNVWLMLLLGALFAKVMDITGAARSIAQLIMSKFGAKRAVPAIIVAGALLTYGGISSMVACFALYPIALTLFRDANLPRKIIPGAIGAGMFTFINMLPGNPSIMNIIPTKYLGTTPMAAPIIGIVCAIFTFVLTLVYFRYEIKKAQATGEVFLSDADTEKVLAKADELEKIGNLPNPLLALLPPIAVVVTLNVIGADIVVALVVGIALCAALFFKNLKGIVQAFTDGANGAAVTAMTAGAIVAIGSIIRITPGFERVVARVLEACQTGGSPLAIFAAATSFLCGLNASGMGGLSTTLEALAKPFLEMGVNPQVLHRVGVIASTSLDSLPHSGGVVALLTITGISYKEGYKPIFITTVCITTLALIIAVILGALLPIA